The following coding sequences are from one Panicum hallii strain FIL2 chromosome 5, PHallii_v3.1, whole genome shotgun sequence window:
- the LOC112893765 gene encoding eukaryotic translation initiation factor 6-2-like: MASRIKFENSCEVGVFARLTNAYCLVPPGASEGFYSVLDAELGGGVPVVRSSVAGTRIVGRLCVGNKKGLLLPHNATDQEVQHLRNSLPDEVVVRCVDERLSALGNCIACNDYVALTHPDLDKETEEVISDVLGVEVFRQTIAGNILVGSYCTFTNKGGLVHPQTSVEDLDELSTLLQVPLVAGTVNRGSDVVSAGIAVNDWTAFCGSDTTATEVSVVESVFRLRDPRPGALGSDVKSSMVQDFFRS, translated from the exons ATGGCGTCCC GCATCAAGTTCGAGAACTCGTGCGAGGTGGGCGTCTTCGCGAGGCTCACCAACGCCTACTGCCTCGTCCCGCCCGGCGCCTCCGAGGGCTTCTACAG TGTGCTCGatgccgagctcggcggcggcgtcccgGTGGTCAGGTCCTCCGTCGCCGGCACCAGGATCGTCGGGAGGCTCTGCGTCG GTAACAAGAAAGGGCTGCTTCTTCCACATAACGCCACCGATCAAG AGGTCCAGCACCTGAGGAACAGCCTGCCTGACGAAGTGGTCGTCAGGTGCGTCGACGAGCGCCTGTCCGCCTTGGGGAACTGCATTGCCTGCAACGACTACGTCGCGCTCACACACCCTGACCTGGACAAG GAAACTGAGGAGGTCATTTCAGATGTTCTTGGGGTAGAAGTGTTCAGGCAAACGATTGCAGGGAACATCCTGGTTGGGAGCTACTGCACCTTCACGAACAAAGGAGGCCTG GTTCACCCGCAGACGTCGGTGGAGGACCTGGACGAGCTCTCGACGCTGCTGCAGGTGCCCCTGGTCGCCGGCACCGTCAACAGGGGCAGCGACGTCGTCTCCGCCGGCATCGCCGTCAACGACTGGACGGCGTTCTGCGGCTCCGACACCACGGCCACCGAGGTCTCAGTGGTCGAGAGCGTGTTCAGGCTCAGGGATCCCCGCCCGGGCGCACTGGGTTCGGACGTCAAGAGCTCCATGgttcaggatttcttcagaagTTAA
- the LOC112893764 gene encoding pentatricopeptide repeat-containing protein At1g80270, mitochondrial-like yields the protein MWALRRAGNPLRVRAQQVVSACGCASLEVLLNADAKDVEEHHEGNCQKACCRRNPKLPAFLLSFSPSHFTLSRSFSSQAGANSGNKDDALEDGFSDLEVPPEADTKDAGLTSEDSSDEDATDEVGLPDVDAAAKHEKEHMKRASDSILLKAIIEAPRHEVTKALEKWANDGNTLDRGELFFVLLSLRKRRWFDKALQLHEWFEKSKVLEFGERDYASRVDLTAKVYGLQKAEQYIEKIPAPHRGEIVYRTLLANCVHEANVNKAEKVFNKMKDLGLPITVFSFNQLVLLYKRVDKKKIADVLAMMEKENVKPSLFSYKLLVDAKGAARDIEGMEKVVEQMETEGVEPDLMFQATIARHYIFDGQREKAEALLESMEGDDINTNRAAWKILLPLYAFLGKNHDVERIWSVCKDNPRLEECLSAIEAFGRLGNVEEAEKVFEDMLVKWKTLSSKYYNAMLKMYANQNLFDKGKEFFKRMDENHVKFGNRTLDSLVKLYVDAGDVGKAESLLHKLSLKNRIRPQYTTYLMLLDSYSKKGDIHNSEKVFNRLRQIGYTGRIRQYQLLLQAYLNAKAPAYGFKERMKADNIFPNNAVSTLIAATDPFVKKKSISELLD from the exons ATGTGGGCCCTCCGCCGTGCCGGCAACCCCCTCAG GGTCCGTGCCCAACAAGTTGTGAGTGCCTGTGGTTGTGCGAGTCTTGAGGTGCTGCTAAATGCAGATGCAAAGGATGTAGAGGAGCATCACGAGGGTAATTGTCAGAAAGCTTGCTGCCGTCGTAACCCAAAGTTGCCAGCCTTCCTGTTGTCATTTTCACCAAGCCATTTCACTTTGAGTAGGAGTTTCTCCTCTCAGGCAGGTGCAAATTCTGGTAACAAAGACGATGCTTTGGAGGATGGGTTTTCTGATCTGGAGGTTCCACCAGAAGCTGATACAAAGGATGCCGGGTTGACATCTGAAGATAGTTCTGATGAGGATGCCACTGATGAAGTTGGCTTGCCTGATGTGGATGCTGCTGCAAAGCATGAGAAGGAGCACATGAAGAGGGCCTCTGATTCCATCCTCCTTAAAGCTATTATTGAAGCTCCGAGGCATGAAGTCACTAAAGCACTTGAAAAATGGGCTAATGATGGCAATACACTCGATAGGGGTGAACTCTTTTTCGTTCTTCTTAGCCTTCGAAAGCGGAGGTGGTTTGACAAAGCCTTGCAG CTCCACGAATGGTTTGAAAAATCCAAAGTGCTAGAATTTGGAGAGCGTGATTACGCTTCACGTGTTGATTTGACGGCTAAGGTTTATGGTCTTCAGAAAGCAGAACAGTATATTGAAAAAATTCCTGCACCTCATAGGGGTGAGATAGTGTATAGAACACTATTGGCCAATTGTGTTCATGAAGCAAATGTCAACAAAGCAGAGAAAGTCTTCAATAAGATGAAGGATCTTGGATTGCCAATTACAGTATTTTCTTTCAACCAGCTTGTGCTACTTTACAAAAGGGTGGACAAGAAGAAGATTGCTGATGTTCTCGCCATGATGGAGAAGGAGAATGTGAAACCATCTCTCTTTTCTTACAAGCTCCTTGTAGACGCCAAGGGAGCGGCTAGAGATATAGAAGGTATGGAAAAGGTTGTTGAACAAATGGAAACAGAAGGTGTTGAGCCAGATCTTATGTTTCAAGCTACAATTGCAAGGCACTACATTTTTGATGGCCAGCGAGAGAAAGCAGAGGCGCTTTTGGAGTCAATGGAAGGTGATGATATCAACACAAATCGTGCTGCTTGGAAGATTCTGTTACCTTTATATGCTTTTCTGGGCAAGAATCATGATGTGGAAAGGATTTGGAGCGTGTGCAAGGATAATCCCAGGCTAGAGGAGTGTCTTTCTGCTATAGAGGCCTTTGGTAGGCTTGGTaatgttgaagaggcagagaaAGTTTTTGAGGATATGTTAGTGAAATGGAAAACACTCTCTTCCAAATACTACAATGCTATGCTAAAGATGTATGCCAATCAGAATCTCTTTGACAAGGGCAAAGAGTTTTTTAAGCGGATGGATGAGAACCATGTCAAATTTGGAAACAGAACTTTGGATTCGCTTGTGAAGCTATATGTCGACGCAGGAGATGTGGGTAAAGCTGAGTCCTTGTTGCACAAGTTATCTCTAAAGAATAGGATCAGGCCTCAGTACACCACATACCTGATGCTGCTTGATAGCTACTCGAAGAAAGGAGACATCCACAACTCAGAGAAAGTGTTCAACAGGCTGCGGCAGATTGGCTACACTGGGAGGATCAGGCAGTACCAGTTGCTGCTCCAAGCATATCTAAATGCAAAGGCCCCTGCTTATGGGTTCAAAGAGAGGATGAAGGCTGACAACATTTTCCCCAACAATGCTGTGTCTACTTTGATTGCTGCTACTGATCCATTCGTCAAGAAGAAATCGATATCTGAGTTGCTCGATTAA